The genomic DNA ACGTGAAATTATTCTAGAAGAACATACTTTGGCTTTCATGGTAAGCAGTATTCTGAAGTCCATAGTTCAGATCACAGAAGGACCACATGCACAGATCAAATATGTAGTTCAGGTAAGgcacaaataaagaaaatcaattaagaTTAAACTACAACCACTTGCAAGCCAACAAAACCTCATGTTGCACTTACCAGGGGAAAAAAAAACCTCAGGTTGTAGCAATCATGTTCAACTTTCAATAATATTCATATGGTTAGATAAAAAACTTTTGGAACTCAAGGTCAAGCTCTGAAAGATCGCCATTAAGATATTATTCACCTGGAGATGATTACAACCAATTATTGGTGAACATCACCCAAGTTCTAATTGTGTATCAGACTGGGCATCTTATAAGGCATGATACAACTTAAAAGAGTAAATTATATCTTACCCAATTTCGTAAAAACTGGACTGGGTGTTGGACCCGaatggggaaaagaaaaggtCAAGGCCCAACGGTTGTACCAAGGTCAAAGTGGGATGtatgtttattaaatatataatctaaaaataaaaaacatttaatttttgttcataaaatgtGTAAATACAGTggagaatataaaataatgttttCCTAATTTCCTCTCTTGCAAACGTATAGGCATACACACAATCTACTAATTAATCTTCCCAACAAAATCTAACATTTATTTGAACTACTCATGAATGGcagaatataaataatattacagaaggaaaaaatcaatagagaaattaaaaaaatctggGCAGATACAGTCAGTAGTCAGATCATCATAGCCTTTCACTTCATCTTATTCGCTGTGTCTCACTGTTTCTTTATTGAACTCCAAACATGAGATTACTATACCAGACATAAGACGATATTACTTTAAGGTTATACCTCAAACCCAGCATTGAACAATATTATACTAAACCTATCACGCGTCTCATCCACTAAATTATTGCATCACTCTTTATGAGTGAGACGagtgaatttttgaaatggTAACAAAGTTCTAGAAGGGCAATGCCATCAAGCATGAGGGCAGTCTTTTCACATTTTCTGTTAATGAATGTCTGTTTTGCATTTTAGTTGATAGCCTAGGAAAATTGTATCCTATTTTGACTTTGAGGGTGTAACAGTGTAACCAGTTCAAAGTATAAGAGTTAATACGCAATTTGCCAAAACTCTGACAAATCCCAAGTCTCCTAAAGAAACCCTTGAGTGGTCAAGAGAACTTCTAACAGAAACTGATTCTTACCCTGCAGTGTTGGATGACGAAAGAGAGATCCAGGACTGTCTTTAATTCTTCTAGATTTGAAACCAGACAGAGCTTCCACTGCAGCACGAGCAGCTATTTCTGCAACCTCTACACCCCCCAAAGCTGACAGAAAAGCAGCCTGTGAAAAGATTCAAGTACAGAAGTTAATCAAATTATCCTTTAATGGATTAAAATGACAGTCAAAATGTCCCAGATCAATTAGTGGAGTAAAAGAAACACAGACATGTCTCTGAATCTTGGCTGAATGAGCAACAATGGATTAAGTATTTGCCATATGAAAGGATTACCAACATCCTAGCTCACTCTAATGTTAGTCTGCAGTATCCATTAAGTTGATCTGTAATCAACTGTAGAGATCTTTTTAGAGATTGAAGAAGACATGTTGCATAACATGTTGCATATTTGGAAACTCAAATAATCAATGTGCTATAAATGCAAGGGCATCCATTATGGtgagctaaaattcatgtagccaaccccatgtagtgggataaaggcttgatatgttgtttgtcATTGTTGTGaaagtcaaatatatatttagaaatcCAATTTTGGAGGGGGGAGGACAATAATACAAAATAGgagatttcaaaattttcaaaagctctccaaattctctctcgtAATATGGCACATAACATATAAAggaatacaaaacaaagaatccCTCATTCCACTGCTAGAATAGGACAAGCCCAAAACCAAGAATGTAAAACATTATCAATATAAGATGTTTGAATGTCCAAGATGAGCCTCAAGAACAAACAGAAAAACTTCCATGTCTTTAAGGCATGCTGAGATCACCATTATCTTTTCCCTATACTGTGCCCTTCAGctttatttaaatcatttgaGACAATATAGAAGATTTTACCTGTGCCATAATTGGGTTGCTTGTATCAATGAGTGGGTTGAGACGCAGTCTTTTGTTTGGGAATGATGTGCCACTATTTTGCAATCCAAATCCAGCATCATTCAGGTCCTTTGTTTGATCAAATTTGTCGTCAACCTCAGTAGTGTTTGGAGTTCCAGCAAATTGCTCTCCAAATGGAAGCTTAATAAAATGAGCAACACATTCACTCTCACTTCTACCACCACCAACATAGTCCGAAACCTTCTTCCAGTCATCACCAAAATGCATCATGGCTTCTAAAAGGTGCAGAGTTTCTTTGTCAGTCCATTCCGCCTTTACCTCTTCACTGATCTCAACTCGTCTGAAATCAGAAGAATTGAGACCTACCCCATAATTTCCACGGACATAACACCTTGCACAAAGAGTCAAATCATACTGCACAAAATCCAAAAGTAATAAAGATCAAATGAAACTGCCTATATTTCACCAATACAATAACTTCCCACTGCATTCATATACTTAAGACATTCATGAGTTGCACAGGAAAAGTTAACCTATAGCTTACTCCCACTGCCCTTTGATGCAAGATCAAACAAGTTTTTGCACTCATCTGACTAAGGCCttgttctctttactattttcaaatcattttcaattttcaatttttcaaaacagtgaaaacgtgtttatttccatattttcaaaaacacatttttgaaaacaaggaaaaattttgtaaagaaaactcaaaataataaaaagtcgTCTTGACtgtttttatcacaaatacgctcaaaattttcaaaatgcagAAAACGctataaacaaaaaaaacgcattttcagcaatctcaaaatagacaatcaaaatacaaaattgaaaatgaattcaaacctCAAAACTACAAACTGAAACACGAAGAGAATAATCCCTAATTTTCTTGTGTTACTTTTGGAACCCCTCCTAGATTCATGAGATCAAACATAGCAAATCCTTTTGGGAACAACTAAGAGGGGCATGTAGATAGCTAAGGCAGCAATCACCCATAcacagaaataaaaatatccGAAACTAAAGAAAGAATCAAAATTAAACATCAAAGTAACCACTATGCCGGAGTCCCTCTGTAATCAGAATTCAAGTTtgtgtggaatataatttgacATCTCCATCAGAAATTACCAATATAATATCCAACCTAGTTCACAATAATATACACGTCTACATGCATCTTTAAGTGATTGACAGATTACCTTATCACAAGCAAAGCAAGCAATAGTGCAGGCTGACTTGCAACCACTGCACACTCTCTTCTTGGGAAGCATAAAATCAGCAGGCAATGTGCCTGAGGGCTCGGCAGTGCTGCTATGGGACGAAGCCACGTTCGACTTGCTGTCTTTATCTTCCCACTTGAAGGGGGGCTTGGACGCAGAGGCCGGCGAGTAATTAATCAAACCCCAAGCCTCCAAGAAGTCGAATACCCTCCGAATGGATCCGACGTCTCCGATGATGGTCTTCCGAGCCTCCGTGAAGGTAATCTTACGGTTAGGGTTTTCTCTGAACCTACTAATGATTGAATTCCGGTAGTATTTATAAACCCTAGGGTTCTTCGAAGGTGACTTCCCATCGAAGAACTCCGGCAGGAACCGAAACTCACATTCGTGAATGTTGTTCCACGAAAACCACCCTAAAAGGAccgaaagaaaaaataatcaaatcaaaagaaaatgttttaaattttattcgaAATCCCGAATTTTGTTCAATACAATCTCCTTAAAGTTGTAAAATAAGGGGCAGCTGGAGCTTACTGGAATAACTGGGGATGTAGATGGTGTTGGCGTCGGAAGCCAAAGGCGGTTCGGTCTTCCGGGAAGCGGCGGTATTGGTGGGCGCCGGCGGCGTTTCTTTCGGGGCAACGGCGGGGGTAGGGTTGGGGTCTGGGGTGGGAGCGGTGGGGTTTGTATTGGCTTTGGCTGGGGCAGGGGGTGACTGCAGCTTTAGGTTTGTGGTTTCCGGCGAGGGTCTTGGTACCTCTTCCACCTTGACAGCTGCCACTGGCGGTGCCGGCGGTGGCGTAGTCTCCATTCTTTTAGGTGAGGTAAATCAGCATCGGTgaagaagaggagagagagagagagagaagcgcgaattattttacttttttgctggataaattattattttattttaacggTCACCGCTGGGCGCCTCTTCCTGGATCAGTAAACGGTGCCGAGGCAGTAATATTGACtttttcttgctttatttttcaGGGAAAACTGAAATGAAAGAATACTAAATGCAGTAATATTCTAAAACCATAATTATCCATTATTGGTTGAGTTAGTAATATTTTTGTaggcacccccgcccggatatcccaaccgtccggtctatccgaacgagagcgcctacataagagaagagaaacaaacataAGACAataataccctggcatgcatacatatgaaaaatacaacagtggaagcaaaacaatagacatgcacgcctacaagtaccctgctggaacagcagtcaaggagtatataaaaatatacagacacctgtgccaacgataaatgatacaaggaacaaccgggcacagtcaaaaatgagagtcagaactcctaacaaaacatcagagaaaacgggggcagctaactgtacaccctaccgacacggctggctgctaggtggcacgGTCCTCACCCtcgactttagccttacccttacctggaatgatggaaagcaaggtgagtcgcaagactcagcaagtttatataataaggaaggctgtaaacgaaacagaagagaagatcaccccaaatataaacccacatgtacacacaagtcatgtaacgcaacaacgcaacagtgccgcataataaaacatataccggtccttggggcccacatagaacacctggcacccaagtcccataccaacctaccgctgccctgaaaggcaacataaatcaccacaaacctgtgcgcactgtcccgggtcggtactcccgtcacccgtatccctgccggtactcccgacagccgagccaaaggctccctcggaacggtactcccgtccgagaactaataactaccagtaaccatgcaatgcatataaaatgcaaggcgtaatgagcaccaacgtgatacaaggcgcccatacatccaggcatcaagccatactccgcccacgtagtaaatcacacgcgatgcatatgctcgtgctggatgcaacctgaccaatctaaaatgtccgcgatcaagcataaccaaatcatgatgatcccatcatgcagcccgaacccatgtgcataccaaaccatgcaacaaaaatgaaataatcaggcatgctataatcacataacggaaGAATAGgttagcagtgcctgacaccggtcagcggttagtgactaggagagaccatctgacggcctaaaatagaccatacaacagtttcaccgtcaccgaacagctaacccttgcccccactgcccaaccgctctagccaataaataatcgaaaatccataataatacccgacagctaagaacctagccccgggtgagtacgacatcatttccataggattgggggtgatacaaacccccgtaggcaaccaacgattaataccctcgaaaccaggttaataaattaaattattaaacacaccgtttaaattccataatttattaacagccaaatctaACGAAGGGAgaccaaataaattgacatcgaaagaatcgacaatgagggtatatagAACTTATCTTTCCGGAGATAACCTTAGGCTCAGTTTGACCAAATACGGTCAAAGTTATACCAACTGcaatattctatttattgacaaaattaataaaattgagctccaaataaaatttcaaccgcagagaatattaattactagtttaattatatacctagataattaaatcagggattaaacgaagtttaatccaatttttgaagccccaaaattCTCAGATTTACGTCGCGCAGTTgcgcatggctgccaccgccttgcccaaaacgacgccgttttgggcaagggtTTTGGCTggaaatcagccaaaattcctTCACAGCGCGCGCGCACCCGCGGGTGCTCGAACCCGCGTCTCCCCGCTGGCAATCCTCGCGCGCGACCACTGCGCCACACACtacttttaacatatatatgatttaacttatatttattataactttttccctcttccgcgattcacgccagcacccctaAACTTTCATTATATACACAAACGCCCCCTAATTTAATTACAGTTATAcccaaaacttctaaaaatcacacaactcgatttattttaatttttttttcccagaaattcctaaaataacacaattaattatcctaacttcttatttccataaaatcatataattaaatttttatttaatcccaacaacttattttaataattcttttaaatccaattgccccaaaattaatttaattaccatATACGGGCGTTACAATTTTCTAACTTTACAAACCATTTAAGagatttaacaaaaattttaaatgataacTCAGATAAGGGaccaattaaaatatttataaataacacGATATTTCATCTCTCTAACATtcagtattttttattaaattattatataatgattaaatcaaatcaagtattttttttctacGAACGATTggcataaattatattattatttttaagagaaaaaaataagttaagtactatttattatattatatattatattatcacatcatatatttaaatgatgtaactatacatatatatataagaggagTTTACAAAATTTGAAGATAATAACTGAGTCCATTAGAAAAGAACATTGAATGAATAATGGATGAATCGGGTTaattagaattttataaaaatttgaaataaattgtgataaatttataaagttaaaacttaaaattggcTCAATTATAAAACCAAAAGACAAACCAATACAGCGTGACTAAATGCGGATTAAGTATGGTTTcagaatttataatattatattgaaattttataatCTAAACATGCAAGgtgcaaaaatattaaaacccATGGATATTAACAAAACAGACAGCCATATCATCAAACTATTGAGGGCATTACACTAAACAAATTATAgtaattatgaatttattagaTTACGTtaaagattattattttaacatcAGACTTAAACTTAAACTTACGTGTTTATGATGCGATTTGATCGATGTAATATCTTTTCAatctacaaaattatataagtaaattttttattattctaaattacGTGATCTGATTTGATCTTCATAAATTGCACCAGACCTCGTTGTAAAATAGAGTGCGCttcaacataatttttcactatttATGTAGACTtttattggatttggtaaatTAACAAATTGGGGgtaaagttttttttattgatcattttaatatattgacaattttttacttcaaaattaacttttttcataaagaaaaaaagagaaactatattaataaatagtttaaataaattataacttaataaaaaatcaaaatataaatttaaatatattttcaaaacatatcaTAACTATTAAAGTCTAAACAACAAGTATAATTAACTTACTACTAATTACTAAAATTCAAACACCAATTAaagcataattaattaattattaattatttttttaatttttatattattagacTAGTAGGGCGATTtgcttaaaatttgaaaatatttttataaatcacAAATTGtatgatttataaatttttaaaattatttaaaaaaaaatcacacaaaacAATGGaatgtaatgtaatgtaatCAAGTTTTACAGTTTAACAGCCTATTTGAACACTTTACTTAAACCCATATTAAATTATCCAAACATACTTTATCCCTGACGTAAAGAATGGCATGTCATGACAATACACGAACTTGCTTCTCTCAAGGGTCATACTATTTGTACAAAACCATTTAGATCTGGGTTTACGGGAAGTTGAAAATACTATTTTGTCACTTTATCTCTTATCTCAatgactattttattatttttttttccatttctctctctctcatatctctctctctctcatcttctcccattttaGCATCGCCCGCCACCGGTCGCTATCTCACACTCGCCACCTGCATTAGCCCAGCTCGCCTTCGTTGCTCACGGCTCATCAACGCTCGTCGTTGCCTCGCCTGGTCAACGGTCGCTGTCTCGCCTGTTGCCTGGTCGACTGCCACCGCAAGAGGCAAGGCGACTAGGCGATAGGATGCAACTGGCAGCGGTCAACCAAGCAAGAGGTGAGGCATCGACCGTCGGCCAAGTTAGGCAGCGGTGGCGTCGAGGGTGAGGCAGAGACAACAGCGAGATGAAGGTTGTGCGAGACAGTGctgaaggggagagagagagagaggggggggggaaaggagagaatagaagaaaaacatcatgaatttatcacaataaattcttaatttatcacaaaaatatcattatgtaaACGTGTGTAAGTATTtgtgtacaaatagcattattcATTAGTTATTTGtaccatcaccatcaccatgtAGGCCAACTGCAAGGCAACTGCACCATCGCCATGTAGGCAGGCAGGCTGGATGGCAAACGGCCGTTTCATAACAATGATATGATACTCGAATTTCCCAAACGCGATTTCATTTCACTTCAAACACAAGGTAAAAGCATGTCGGTGATCCAAGTTCTACACAAAATTCTGCAAAATGAATGCTTCTTTTTGCTGGTTGTTCGGACCTCCGAGTTCTCGAATAAATTTCGTATAGAACAGTGTAAATGGATTCGGCGGGGTCGGTTCACGCATAGACAGGACATGCCACCATCGGCGAGTCAAACAGTGATAACGTGTCGTCTATTGACGCAGTAC from Diospyros lotus cultivar Yz01 chromosome 4, ASM1463336v1, whole genome shotgun sequence includes the following:
- the LOC127800593 gene encoding SWI/SNF complex subunit SWI3B; its protein translation is METTPPPAPPVAAVKVEEVPRPSPETTNLKLQSPPAPAKANTNPTAPTPDPNPTPAVAPKETPPAPTNTAASRKTEPPLASDANTIYIPSYSRWFSWNNIHECEFRFLPEFFDGKSPSKNPRVYKYYRNSIISRFRENPNRKITFTEARKTIIGDVGSIRRVFDFLEAWGLINYSPASASKPPFKWEDKDSKSNVASSHSSTAEPSGTLPADFMLPKKRVCSGCKSACTIACFACDKYDLTLCARCYVRGNYGVGLNSSDFRRVEISEEVKAEWTDKETLHLLEAMMHFGDDWKKVSDYVGGGRSESECVAHFIKLPFGEQFAGTPNTTEVDDKFDQTKDLNDAGFGLQNSGTSFPNKRLRLNPLIDTSNPIMAQAAFLSALGGVEVAEIAARAAVEALSGFKSRRIKDSPGSLFRHPTLQEPDATSNGDAALKDLGRDRVNPQSQLEQEEQDLEMAISCITDVQMKEIQDKISHFEEFESQMEREWKQLQQMKNLLFVDQLNLLFDKTAASKAAESTQQSLRTE